A portion of the Acidihalobacter yilgarnensis genome contains these proteins:
- a CDS encoding universal stress protein — MGLYQRILVPVDGSGPAGKSLAQALALAADQDASIKLITVVDEAIGDYMGGELAWIDPQTLRDNLVGGARKVLDAALEEAKAAGLEVESELIESPEGRIGRAILKAAEDWQADLLVIATHGRHGLARLLLGSTTETLLRKGSLPMLIVPSGAPPA; from the coding sequence ATGGGCCTCTATCAACGTATTCTGGTTCCCGTCGACGGCAGTGGCCCAGCGGGTAAATCGCTGGCCCAAGCGCTGGCCCTAGCTGCCGACCAGGATGCCTCAATCAAGCTCATCACCGTGGTCGATGAGGCCATTGGTGACTACATGGGCGGCGAGCTTGCCTGGATCGACCCGCAGACGCTGCGCGACAACCTCGTGGGCGGTGCCCGCAAGGTGTTAGACGCCGCGCTGGAAGAAGCCAAGGCGGCCGGACTTGAAGTCGAATCCGAGCTGATCGAATCGCCAGAAGGCCGCATCGGCCGCGCCATCCTCAAGGCTGCCGAAGATTGGCAGGCCGACCTGCTCGTGATCGCGACCCACGGACGTCACGGCCTCGCTCGCCTGCTCCTCGGCAGCACCACCGAAACACTACTGCGCAAGGGCAGCCTGCCGATGCTGATCGTGCCCTCCGGCGCGCCTCCAGCCTAG
- the acs gene encoding acetate--CoA ligase, whose translation MSENIESVLHEERVFQPPQSFVAEARLNADSLAALHRQAAEDYEGFWAERAREEITWQTPFNTTLDESDAPHYHWFTDGHLNVSYNCLDRHLAERGDKIAIVFEGEPGDTCTYTYRELHAEVCRFANALKAQGIRKSDRVIIYMPMIAEAVIAMQACARIGATHSVVFGGFSAEALRDRANDAGARMIITADGGHRGGKIVPLKAAVDEAIEHGTPSVEKVIVFERTRHGVPMVEGRDVRWQDAIAGQDDVCEPEWVDAEHPLFLLYTSGSTGKPKGIQHSSAGYLLQAILTNKWVFDLHDRDVYWCTADVGWITGHTYVAYGPLALGATQVIYEGAPTVPDGGRFWKVAADHGVTVFYTAPTAIRALMKLGDAFPQAHDLSKLRLLGTVGEPINPEAWMWYHRIIGGEHCPIVDTWWQTETGGHMIAPIPGAVATKPGSCTLALPGIIADVVDEQGNTIAEPDRGGYLVIRKPWPSMLRTVWGDDERYRKTYWGMFDGRFYLAGDSARRDADGYFWIMGRIDDVLNVSGHRLGTMEIESALAAHEAVAEAAVVGRPHDIKGEAIVAYVIMRGERPTGDNAVAMTKTLRDWVAKEIGPIAKPDEIRFTEGLPKTRSGKIMRRLLRSIAKGEIITSDISTLENEAVIAQLQGKA comes from the coding sequence ATGAGCGAAAACATCGAATCCGTCCTGCACGAAGAACGCGTATTTCAGCCCCCGCAATCTTTTGTCGCCGAGGCCCGCCTGAACGCCGACTCACTGGCCGCGCTTCATCGCCAGGCAGCCGAGGATTACGAAGGTTTCTGGGCCGAACGTGCACGCGAGGAAATCACCTGGCAGACGCCGTTCAACACCACCCTGGACGAATCCGACGCACCGCACTACCACTGGTTCACCGACGGTCATCTCAACGTCAGCTACAACTGCCTCGACCGCCACCTCGCTGAGCGCGGCGACAAGATCGCCATCGTCTTCGAGGGTGAGCCCGGCGACACCTGCACCTATACCTACCGCGAGCTGCACGCCGAGGTCTGCCGCTTTGCCAACGCGCTCAAGGCTCAGGGCATCCGCAAAAGCGACCGCGTCATCATCTACATGCCCATGATCGCCGAGGCGGTGATCGCCATGCAGGCCTGCGCCCGCATCGGCGCGACCCATTCGGTGGTCTTCGGCGGATTTTCCGCCGAGGCCCTGCGCGACCGCGCCAACGACGCCGGCGCACGCATGATTATCACCGCTGACGGCGGCCACCGCGGCGGTAAGATCGTCCCACTCAAGGCTGCGGTCGACGAAGCCATCGAGCACGGCACACCGAGCGTGGAGAAGGTCATCGTCTTCGAGCGCACTCGTCATGGTGTGCCGATGGTGGAGGGCCGCGACGTGCGCTGGCAGGACGCCATCGCGGGCCAGGATGACGTCTGCGAACCGGAATGGGTCGACGCCGAGCATCCCCTGTTTCTGCTCTATACCTCAGGGTCCACCGGCAAACCCAAAGGCATCCAGCATTCCAGTGCCGGTTATCTGCTGCAGGCCATCCTGACCAACAAGTGGGTTTTCGACCTGCACGACCGCGACGTGTACTGGTGCACGGCGGACGTCGGTTGGATCACCGGTCACACCTATGTCGCCTATGGCCCGCTGGCGCTCGGCGCCACCCAGGTGATCTACGAAGGCGCTCCGACCGTACCCGACGGTGGGCGTTTCTGGAAGGTCGCTGCCGATCACGGCGTCACCGTGTTCTACACAGCGCCGACCGCGATCCGCGCACTGATGAAGCTCGGCGACGCCTTCCCGCAGGCTCATGACCTCTCCAAACTCCGCCTGCTCGGCACCGTCGGCGAGCCGATCAACCCCGAGGCCTGGATGTGGTATCACCGCATCATCGGCGGCGAACACTGCCCCATCGTCGACACTTGGTGGCAGACCGAGACCGGCGGTCACATGATCGCCCCGATCCCCGGCGCCGTGGCGACCAAACCCGGCTCCTGCACACTCGCGCTGCCCGGCATCATCGCCGACGTAGTCGACGAACAGGGCAACACCATCGCCGAACCGGATCGCGGCGGCTACCTCGTCATTCGTAAGCCCTGGCCGTCGATGCTGCGCACCGTATGGGGCGACGACGAACGCTACCGCAAGACCTACTGGGGCATGTTCGACGGTCGCTTCTATCTCGCAGGCGACAGCGCACGACGCGACGCCGACGGTTATTTCTGGATCATGGGGCGCATTGACGACGTGCTCAACGTTTCCGGCCATCGCCTTGGCACCATGGAAATCGAATCCGCGCTGGCCGCACACGAGGCCGTAGCCGAGGCTGCGGTCGTCGGCCGCCCGCACGACATCAAGGGTGAGGCCATCGTGGCCTATGTCATCATGCGTGGCGAACGGCCCACCGGCGACAACGCCGTGGCCATGACCAAGACCCTGCGCGACTGGGTGGCGAAGGAGATCGGACCGATCGCCAAGCCCGACGAAATCCGCTTCACCGAGGGCCTGCCCAAAACCCGCTCGGGCAAGATCATGCGCCGCCTGCTGCGCAGCATTGCCAAGGGCGAGATCATCACATCCGACATCTCCACACTGGAGAACGAGGCGGTGATCGCTCAGCTCCAGGGCAAGGCCTGA
- a CDS encoding phosphohexomutase domain-containing protein, with translation MNTLLEQALTPDGIRGSVNGGLQCGQVISIARAFGDLISPEGDREFLIGHDARRSSASLAEAVSIGLRSGGHHVTHIGLCATPMLRWYAAEQKFDGAVMITGGRLPAEYNGLKLYREHAVALSVGHGLEEVIARAEPAFYSGHACTPELHYASPLADYAAVIRSHCRTYTPIKVAIDAGNGIGGLDTRMVFSHLHTVRIWELDFEPDGAFQNRSPNPQDPGALDTLSRCVVTHGCHLGIAFDGDADALMVVDETGLPIAPDRLGGLIALIMLEQHPGGGVVHGPAVSHEVTEAIRSAGGQPLGVRDGGAATIQVAMVDKQALFGISDRGNYFYGDLYSTDNALRSLIELINGLADRPQPLSTLIQTLRLEPA, from the coding sequence ATGAACACCCTACTCGAACAGGCGCTGACCCCGGATGGCATACGCGGCTCAGTCAATGGAGGCCTGCAGTGCGGGCAGGTAATTTCCATTGCGCGTGCCTTCGGCGACTTGATTTCCCCGGAAGGTGATCGCGAATTCCTGATCGGCCATGACGCGCGGCGCAGTTCGGCGTCGCTCGCCGAGGCGGTCAGCATTGGCCTGCGCTCGGGAGGGCACCACGTCACCCACATCGGGCTATGCGCAACGCCGATGCTGCGCTGGTATGCCGCCGAGCAGAAATTCGACGGTGCAGTCATGATCACCGGCGGTCGCCTACCCGCGGAATATAACGGCCTCAAACTCTACCGCGAACACGCGGTGGCGCTGAGCGTCGGCCATGGCCTGGAAGAGGTTATCGCACGTGCCGAACCGGCGTTCTATTCTGGCCATGCCTGTACACCCGAACTGCACTATGCCTCGCCACTGGCGGATTATGCCGCCGTGATCCGCAGCCATTGCCGGACCTACACGCCGATCAAGGTGGCGATCGACGCTGGCAACGGCATCGGCGGACTCGACACGCGCATGGTCTTTTCTCACCTGCACACCGTGCGTATCTGGGAACTGGACTTCGAGCCGGATGGCGCATTTCAGAATCGTTCGCCCAACCCGCAGGACCCTGGTGCACTGGATACCTTGAGCCGCTGCGTCGTCACCCATGGTTGCCATCTCGGGATAGCCTTCGATGGAGATGCCGACGCGCTGATGGTGGTTGATGAAACAGGATTGCCCATCGCACCCGACCGCCTCGGCGGCCTGATCGCCCTGATCATGCTAGAACAACACCCCGGCGGCGGCGTGGTCCATGGACCCGCAGTCTCCCACGAGGTCACCGAAGCCATCCGTTCGGCCGGAGGGCAACCACTCGGCGTTCGCGACGGCGGGGCGGCGACCATCCAGGTCGCCATGGTCGACAAGCAAGCGCTGTTCGGGATCAGCGATCGGGGCAATTATTTCTACGGTGACCTGTATTCCACCGACAATGCCCTACGCAGCCTGATTGAACTGATCAATGGCCTGGCCGATCGCCCGCAACCCCTATCAACCCTGATCCAAACGCTACGTCTGGAGCCGGCATGA
- a CDS encoding MgtC/SapB family protein gives MPNLAPLSPLLVAFIATTLFGFVIGLELHSYRRAGGQDLGFGTTRTFTLLAVLGFTLTLLDPSLHLYAFGLVAVTVLLALNYWVRLRAGQQSLLATLIALLVFLIGPLSLRQPIWLLILYVVVILLLLGEKPGIRRFSDAFRSSEAATLAKFLIMAGLILPLLPERQIAPFLSVTYYQLWLAVIVVSGISYLSYLAQTYFFPSRGALLTGLLGGLYSSTAATVVLGRQAHEPGGDDRTLAAAIVLATAMMYLRLFSLILILGHDAIAWRLVIPFAVLFAGSLGVAWLLHHGPATVGGEAGVPPLRHPLEFSTAVLFAFLFVVFAALTHWVIGRYGTTGLHLLSFAVGFTDIDPFILSLLAGRFHVDEAGLAAAVIVASGSNNLLKGLYAVVLSRNRRVLPAAIWLFVSCLLSLVYVYWHGS, from the coding sequence ATGCCGAACCTCGCTCCGCTGTCACCCCTGCTGGTTGCCTTCATCGCAACTACGCTATTCGGATTCGTGATCGGTCTGGAGCTGCACAGTTATCGTCGTGCCGGCGGACAGGATCTGGGATTCGGCACCACGCGCACCTTCACCTTGCTCGCGGTACTCGGTTTCACCCTGACGCTGCTGGACCCCAGCCTGCACCTTTACGCCTTTGGTCTGGTCGCCGTGACCGTGTTGCTTGCCTTGAATTACTGGGTGCGCCTACGCGCCGGTCAGCAAAGCCTGCTCGCCACCCTCATTGCCTTGCTGGTCTTTCTCATCGGTCCGTTGTCCCTGCGTCAGCCGATCTGGTTGCTTATCCTTTATGTGGTTGTGATCCTCCTGCTCCTCGGGGAAAAACCCGGCATCCGACGCTTCTCCGATGCCTTTCGCAGCAGCGAAGCTGCCACCCTGGCCAAATTCCTGATCATGGCGGGACTGATCCTGCCATTATTGCCCGAACGACAAATCGCGCCCTTCCTGAGCGTGACCTATTACCAGCTCTGGCTGGCGGTCATTGTAGTCTCCGGTATTTCCTATCTGAGCTATCTGGCACAAACCTATTTTTTTCCTTCACGTGGTGCACTGCTCACCGGGTTGCTCGGCGGGCTTTATTCCAGCACAGCCGCCACCGTGGTGCTGGGTCGTCAGGCGCACGAACCGGGCGGTGACGATCGCACCCTGGCCGCAGCCATCGTGCTCGCCACCGCGATGATGTATCTGCGCCTGTTCAGTCTGATACTGATCCTCGGTCACGACGCCATCGCATGGCGTCTGGTAATACCCTTTGCCGTCCTGTTTGCGGGCTCTCTAGGCGTCGCCTGGCTGCTGCATCACGGCCCCGCGACCGTTGGCGGAGAGGCCGGCGTACCGCCCTTGCGCCACCCCCTTGAATTCAGCACGGCGGTGTTGTTTGCCTTTTTGTTCGTGGTCTTCGCCGCATTGACCCACTGGGTCATCGGACGTTACGGCACCACCGGACTGCACCTGCTGTCCTTCGCCGTGGGCTTCACCGACATCGATCCATTCATCCTCTCCTTGCTTGCCGGCCGCTTTCACGTCGACGAGGCCGGACTTGCCGCAGCCGTGATCGTCGCCAGCGGCAGCAACAATTTGCTCAAGGGCCTGTACGCCGTCGTACTGAGCCGCAACCGGCGCGTTCTGCCGGCGGCCATCTGGCTGTTTGTCAGTTGCCTGCTGTCGCTGGTCTACGTCTACTGGCATGGCAGCTAG
- a CDS encoding NAD(P)/FAD-dependent oxidoreductase — MSTPIETDVLIVGGGPAGMMCGITAAQFWPARRVLLVRPEEQAVVPCGIPYIFGTLGGTDEDLAGRAPFLSFGGKILIGHIASVDRNHRIATLEDGTHIAWNRLVLATGSTPYLPPIDGRELPGVFQIHKDYDYLDTLLGETLPGISRLAILGGGFIGVEFSDELRKRGIEVHLIEQRPHLLAGSFDTDASLAVEARLASLGVKIHTGATVTAIEADASGQRVGGVRLDDGRNLPVEGVLIAIGTQPDTRLAADMGLTLSRSGGIWVDGFQQSREDSQVFAVGDCAHKQDFFTRHASHALLASQAAAEGRIAGMNLYGLKLPRTNAGTIAVYASQIDDLAFGVAGLTEHTAREIGFEVFIGDARLPDHHPASMPGTHEVHCRLVFDANSERLIGGQVIGGATTAEILNTLAVAIQLRATATDLASFQFGSHPRLTAPVHPIVAATGEALRRRLSPS; from the coding sequence ATGAGCACGCCCATCGAGACAGATGTACTGATCGTCGGCGGTGGTCCCGCCGGCATGATGTGCGGCATCACCGCTGCGCAGTTCTGGCCAGCGCGACGCGTGTTACTGGTACGCCCGGAGGAACAGGCCGTGGTGCCCTGCGGCATCCCCTACATCTTCGGCACGCTAGGTGGCACCGACGAGGACCTCGCGGGCAGAGCGCCCTTTCTCTCCTTCGGCGGCAAAATACTCATCGGGCACATTGCATCGGTAGATCGCAATCACCGCATCGCCACACTGGAAGACGGCACGCACATCGCCTGGAACCGCCTGGTGTTGGCCACCGGCTCGACGCCCTATCTTCCGCCCATCGACGGCCGCGAACTGCCCGGTGTGTTTCAAATCCACAAGGATTACGACTATCTCGACACCCTGCTCGGCGAAACACTGCCCGGCATCAGCCGGCTGGCCATACTCGGGGGCGGCTTCATCGGCGTGGAATTCTCTGATGAGCTGCGCAAGCGCGGCATTGAGGTCCACCTCATCGAACAACGCCCACACCTGCTGGCAGGCTCCTTCGACACGGACGCCAGTCTCGCCGTGGAAGCGCGACTGGCGTCGCTGGGCGTGAAGATTCATACCGGCGCCACCGTAACCGCGATCGAAGCCGATGCCAGCGGACAACGCGTGGGCGGCGTCCGCCTTGACGATGGACGCAATCTGCCCGTCGAGGGCGTCCTCATCGCCATCGGCACACAGCCGGACACACGTCTGGCTGCTGACATGGGCCTGACCCTGTCACGCTCGGGCGGCATCTGGGTGGATGGCTTCCAGCAAAGCCGGGAAGATTCCCAGGTATTCGCAGTGGGCGACTGTGCCCACAAGCAGGATTTCTTCACGCGCCACGCCAGCCATGCCCTGCTCGCCTCGCAGGCCGCCGCCGAGGGGCGTATCGCGGGTATGAATCTTTACGGCCTCAAACTACCAAGAACCAATGCCGGCACCATCGCGGTGTACGCCAGCCAGATCGACGATCTGGCCTTCGGCGTCGCCGGGCTGACCGAGCATACGGCGCGCGAAATCGGCTTTGAAGTTTTCATCGGCGACGCACGCCTGCCCGACCATCACCCAGCGTCAATGCCGGGCACGCATGAAGTGCATTGCCGGCTGGTATTCGACGCCAACAGCGAGCGACTGATCGGCGGACAGGTCATCGGCGGCGCCACCACCGCAGAAATTCTCAACACCCTTGCCGTCGCCATCCAGCTGCGCGCCACGGCCACCGATCTCGCCAGCTTCCAGTTCGGCAGCCATCCCCGTCTGACCGCACCGGTGCACCCGATCGTGGCGGCAACGGGCGAAGCCCTGCGCCGACGCCTGAGCCCATCGTAA
- a CDS encoding HIT domain-containing protein translates to MNAFTLDSRLAQDCHRMGRLPFSELLLMNNADYPWFILVPRTRETELYALEPALQAGLMTEVNRVAAFVKTACSQVEKLNVAAIGNIVRQLHVHVVGRHEKDPAWPGVVWGTTVRNTYTSEALARLRAQLHSAHLPGFTPLPD, encoded by the coding sequence ATGAATGCCTTCACCCTCGACTCGCGCCTCGCGCAGGACTGCCACCGCATGGGACGGTTGCCGTTCAGTGAACTGCTATTGATGAATAACGCCGACTACCCCTGGTTCATCCTCGTGCCGCGCACCCGCGAAACCGAGCTTTACGCGCTCGAACCCGCCCTGCAAGCCGGTCTGATGACAGAGGTCAACCGCGTCGCGGCCTTCGTCAAAACCGCCTGCTCACAGGTCGAAAAGCTCAATGTCGCGGCCATCGGCAATATCGTCCGCCAATTACACGTACACGTCGTCGGGCGACACGAGAAAGACCCCGCATGGCCCGGCGTGGTCTGGGGTACCACCGTACGCAATACCTATACCTCAGAAGCCCTCGCCAGACTACGCGCGCAACTCCATAGCGCCCACTTGCCCGGCTTCACTCCGCTCCCCGATTGA
- the pyk gene encoding pyruvate kinase: MRLPRHRTRIVCTIGPASQAPATLRRMLLAGMDVARLNLAHGDLETHARWIAALRAAAEDTGRTLAILADLPGPKLRIGRLPTEVMMLRRSESVLLGPIAAPATAALTHIPMDQPKLLAGSTPGEDLFLNDGFLQLRIRRVTEAGIEAHVIVGGELRSHKGINAPSLILEGGAFTDEDRRLLDFALELGVDAIGLSFVQGPEDVLAARAAAAARGHHPWLVAKIERAAALKHLDAILDVADALMVARGDLGVETPIEAIALVQKRLIARANRAGKPVITATQMLESMTRNRRPTRAEATDVANAVLDGTDAVMLSEESAAGAYPVPAVRMLARIAAHAEAEPQAAAATQPAGHSLEAVIAAAAVEAAARLRALLIVTPTRTGATARRIARLRPRAWIIAFCHDIAICRRLTFSRGVHPVHVSSNNTAWDAVIDEWLAHHYPRGHGPIVITQGPSRDHPDGISRVALRPATPYVPHATANGDSE; this comes from the coding sequence ATGCGTCTACCTCGCCACCGCACCCGGATCGTATGCACCATCGGCCCAGCGTCGCAAGCGCCGGCTACCCTGCGCCGGATGCTGCTCGCGGGCATGGACGTGGCGCGGCTCAACCTTGCGCACGGCGACCTCGAAACACATGCCCGCTGGATAGCTGCACTGCGCGCCGCGGCCGAAGACACCGGGCGCACCTTGGCCATACTCGCCGATCTGCCCGGCCCCAAGTTGCGCATCGGACGCCTGCCGACAGAGGTCATGATGCTTCGGCGAAGTGAATCGGTTCTACTCGGACCGATAGCCGCGCCCGCAACCGCTGCGCTGACCCACATCCCCATGGATCAACCCAAATTGCTCGCCGGGAGCACCCCCGGCGAGGATCTATTCCTCAACGACGGCTTTCTCCAGCTGCGCATACGCCGGGTCACAGAAGCGGGCATCGAGGCCCATGTCATCGTCGGCGGGGAGCTGCGCTCTCACAAGGGCATCAACGCGCCGTCGTTAATACTCGAGGGCGGAGCCTTCACCGACGAAGATCGGCGCCTGCTCGACTTTGCCCTTGAATTAGGCGTAGACGCGATCGGCCTGTCCTTCGTGCAAGGCCCCGAGGACGTGCTCGCCGCCCGTGCGGCTGCGGCCGCGCGGGGTCATCACCCTTGGCTGGTGGCCAAAATCGAACGTGCTGCGGCCCTGAAACATCTCGATGCCATCTTGGATGTGGCGGACGCCTTGATGGTCGCGCGCGGTGATCTCGGCGTCGAAACCCCTATCGAGGCCATCGCGCTGGTACAAAAACGACTGATCGCACGCGCGAACCGCGCCGGTAAACCCGTGATCACGGCGACGCAAATGCTCGAATCGATGACGCGCAACCGACGCCCCACGCGGGCCGAGGCCACCGATGTCGCCAATGCCGTACTCGATGGCACCGATGCGGTCATGCTGTCCGAAGAATCCGCCGCCGGCGCTTATCCGGTGCCCGCCGTGCGGATGCTGGCGCGTATTGCCGCGCATGCGGAGGCCGAGCCCCAGGCCGCAGCCGCCACGCAGCCCGCTGGCCACTCGCTTGAAGCGGTAATCGCCGCCGCCGCAGTCGAGGCCGCGGCGCGTCTGCGCGCGTTGCTGATCGTCACACCTACCCGCACCGGCGCCACGGCACGCCGAATTGCTCGCTTGCGCCCGCGAGCCTGGATTATCGCCTTCTGCCACGACATCGCCATCTGTCGAAGACTGACCTTCAGCCGTGGCGTACATCCTGTACATGTCTCTTCCAACAACACAGCGTGGGACGCGGTAATCGACGAATGGCTGGCACACCATTACCCGCGTGGACATGGCCCGATCGTGATCACCCAAGGCCCTTCGCGCGACCACCCCGACGGCATCAGTCGCGTGGCTTTACGCCCGGCGACACCTTATGTACCACACGCTACCGCAAACGGTGACTCGGAATGA
- the pfkB gene encoding 1-phosphofructokinase produces the protein MNRTVDHAPLVTLTLNPSVDISYDIPQLIADQKIHARADRYDPGGNGINVARALKHLRMPAHSVCIVGGEIGDFLQRLIAHELDHPHCIRIEGETRINVTLLQQTPRTQYEISATGPQVTAFALQNVIDEVLNLAGGGYAVLTGSLPPGVPQDIYATLIRALRAQAVRCVVDAQGEPLARAIDERPFLIKPNRYELGLWVGHPLPNLDAVISEACALQARGIEYVCVSLGAEGALLVDDQATYLAKAPNIEVASTVGAGDSMIAGLITALTRGEGPAEALRLGIACGSGTASRPGTALFGYQQIQSLLGQIEIRRIAHTTGATSA, from the coding sequence ATGAATCGGACCGTCGACCATGCTCCGCTGGTCACACTGACGCTCAACCCTTCCGTCGATATCAGTTACGACATTCCCCAGCTGATTGCCGATCAAAAAATTCACGCCCGCGCGGACCGCTACGACCCTGGTGGCAACGGCATCAACGTCGCACGCGCGCTCAAGCACCTGCGTATGCCCGCTCACTCGGTCTGTATCGTGGGTGGCGAAATCGGTGATTTCCTACAGCGGCTGATCGCGCATGAACTCGATCATCCGCATTGCATCCGCATAGAGGGCGAAACGCGAATCAACGTCACCTTGTTGCAACAGACACCGCGCACACAATATGAGATCAGCGCCACCGGTCCTCAGGTCACCGCATTCGCGCTACAGAACGTGATCGACGAGGTGCTCAACTTGGCTGGCGGCGGCTACGCCGTACTCACCGGGTCATTGCCACCAGGCGTACCCCAGGACATCTACGCGACCCTGATCCGCGCTTTGCGGGCCCAGGCCGTCCGCTGCGTAGTCGATGCCCAGGGTGAACCCTTGGCCCGAGCCATCGACGAACGCCCCTTTCTGATCAAGCCCAACCGCTACGAACTGGGATTATGGGTCGGGCACCCGTTGCCAAATTTAGATGCCGTCATCAGCGAAGCCTGTGCGCTGCAGGCCCGCGGTATCGAATATGTCTGCGTCTCACTCGGCGCCGAGGGCGCACTCCTGGTCGACGACCAGGCCACTTATCTGGCCAAGGCGCCGAACATCGAGGTGGCGTCCACCGTCGGTGCGGGCGACTCCATGATCGCAGGACTGATCACTGCACTAACGCGCGGCGAAGGGCCCGCAGAAGCACTGCGTCTCGGCATCGCTTGCGGCAGCGGCACCGCCAGCCGACCGGGCACGGCCCTGTTTGGCTACCAACAGATCCAATCCCTGCTCGGACAGATAGAAATCCGGCGCATTGCCCACACCACAGGCGCGACTTCAGCATGA
- a CDS encoding DUF2934 domain-containing protein, which yields MSETPESPKKRTRSTKTATPVNPKSATKAATTRTASKSAAPRSRKPKVADTRQRTPEQRYRMIAEAAFYIAETHGFDPNRSLNDWLEAETMIDAHLGGGLTH from the coding sequence ATGAGCGAAACCCCCGAATCCCCCAAAAAACGCACCCGCAGCACCAAAACCGCCACGCCGGTAAATCCAAAATCCGCTACCAAAGCGGCCACGACACGCACCGCGAGCAAATCCGCCGCGCCACGCAGCCGCAAACCCAAGGTCGCCGATACCCGCCAGAGAACGCCCGAACAGCGTTATCGAATGATTGCCGAGGCGGCGTTCTACATCGCGGAGACACACGGCTTCGACCCCAACCGCTCGTTGAACGACTGGCTGGAGGCCGAGACCATGATAGACGCTCACCTCGGTGGTGGACTGACCCACTAG
- a CDS encoding histidine phosphatase family protein: MAESRPRVATARARLLLVRHGQTDWNRDGRYQGRSDTALTTFGREQALALGERLAGSGARTLISSPLQRARETALPIGHQLGLDLAIDERLCELSYGDWEGFTQAEVKARWPEALRRWKRQPDAYPPAGGEALPIAAERIRHCLDDLAASLPSPVIVVTHSGVIRIARLLADNTELAAFRHISVGNSDLFALDWPPRIP; this comes from the coding sequence GTGGCTGAATCTCGACCACGGGTAGCCACCGCACGCGCGCGCCTCTTGCTGGTGCGCCACGGCCAGACCGACTGGAACCGCGACGGCCGCTACCAGGGACGTAGCGACACCGCCTTGACCACATTCGGCCGCGAGCAGGCCCTGGCACTTGGCGAACGCCTGGCCGGTAGCGGTGCACGCACGCTGATCAGCAGTCCATTGCAACGCGCGCGCGAGACCGCGCTACCGATCGGCCATCAACTCGGCCTCGACCTGGCAATCGACGAACGCCTGTGCGAGCTATCCTACGGCGACTGGGAGGGCTTCACACAAGCAGAGGTCAAGGCACGCTGGCCAGAGGCGCTGCGACGCTGGAAGCGCCAACCGGACGCATATCCACCCGCAGGCGGCGAAGCCCTGCCAATCGCCGCCGAACGGATTCGACACTGCCTGGACGACCTCGCGGCCTCGCTGCCCTCACCCGTGATTGTCGTCACCCATTCCGGTGTCATTCGCATCGCCCGCCTGTTGGCGGATAACACCGAATTGGCCGCATTCCGCCACATTTCGGTTGGCAATTCAGATTTATTCGCGCTCGACTGGCCACCCCGCATCCCCTAG
- a CDS encoding YidH family protein, translated as MIERFRDHAANERTYLAWIRTAVALLAFGFVIEKFDLFMRYLAVAGNHPGNVSGAGHRAAGAGLALMITGLVMVAVASWGYLLNRRLIDSEAPEQYRTTVPNLVLATVVGVLGLFLVIYVGREVLG; from the coding sequence ATGATTGAGCGCTTCCGCGATCACGCCGCCAACGAACGCACCTATCTGGCCTGGATACGCACGGCCGTCGCACTGCTGGCCTTCGGCTTCGTGATCGAGAAATTCGATTTGTTCATGCGCTATCTCGCGGTTGCCGGCAACCATCCAGGCAACGTGTCCGGTGCCGGCCATCGCGCGGCCGGTGCCGGTTTGGCGCTGATGATCACCGGGCTGGTGATGGTTGCGGTCGCGAGCTGGGGCTATCTGCTCAACCGACGCCTGATCGACAGCGAAGCGCCGGAACAATATCGCACCACCGTGCCCAATCTCGTACTGGCCACGGTGGTGGGGGTGTTGGGCCTGTTTCTCGTCATTTACGTCGGCCGCGAGGTACTAGGCTGA